Within Psychrobacter sp. DAB_AL43B, the genomic segment ACAATATTACCCAGTGGGTTGCCAATACTTTCAGCAAAGACCATCTTAGTTTTATCATCGATTAAATCACGAATCGCTTCAGGATTTTTGTAGTCAAAAAAGCGTACTTCGATACCTTGACGCGACAGTGCATGGGCAAATAAATTATAAGTGCCGCCATACAAAGTCGATACCGCAACGATATTATCACCGGCTTCACAGATAGTTTGAATGGCATAAGTAATAGCAGCCATCCCTGACGCAACCGCAAGCGCACCAATACCGCCCTCGAGCGCGGCAACACGTTCTTCTAATACCGTATTGGTCGGGTTCATGATACGGGTATAAATATTGCCTGCAACCTTTAGGTCAAATAAATCTGCACCGTGCTGCGTATTATCAAACGCATACGAGCTGGTATGATAAATAGGCACGGCAACCGCTTTAGTCGTCGGTTCAACGCTATATCCGGCATGAATAGCCAGCGTTTCAAGACGTTGCTGGTGTTGTGGTTGGCTAACTGATTGTTCGTCACTCATCATGTGCTCCTAAATATAAGTTAAAAAGTTATTTATCAACAATATCGCTTATCTACAATATCGCTTATCAACAACATTACTAGCAAAATATTGCTATAAGCTGCTATAAAAAGTGCACTTTTAGCGTCGCTACAAAAACTGATACATAAAAAAAGCTGAGTTAATCATAACTCAGCTTCTATATGAATAAAACAGCAAATTTATCATCGCTTAATGACTAATATTCATAAGCAACCAAACTAATGAGACAGTTAAGAGCCATCTGCATTTTTTATTTAGCGGTTATTTAGCGGTTATTTAGCGGTTATTTAACTGTTATTTATAATAAGCATTTTCAGTACGAGTATGGTCAGTCTCATCAATTACTTGAGTCAGCTCTGGTATTTGCTGTTTCAACTGTACTTCGACACCTTGGCGCAACGTCATATCAACCGCCGAACAGCCTTGGCAACCACCACCGAATTTCAATACAGCGGTCAGACCAATACCTTCTTCTTCAATCAATTCAAGCAATTGCACGTCGCCACCATGCGCGGCTAAGCTTGGATTAATCTCAGACTGCAATACATAGTTGATGCGTTCTTCAACACTGGCATCCGAACCCACTTTTGGCACTTTAGAGTTTGGCGCACGGAAGGTCAGCTGACCACCAAAACGGTCTTTATTATAATCAATGACGGCATCCTCTAGATAAGGCACTGACGCCGCTTCAATAAAAGCAGAAAAATTATCGTAGCTAAATTTTAAATCAGCACTGTCTTCTTCGCCCGGCTGATTATAAGCCATACAACACTCAGCACGCGGTGTCCCTGGATGCTCAACAAAGATACGTACACCGATACCATCGGTATCTTGCTTAGATAGTAAATCCGCCAAATAACCTTGGGCGGCCTCAGTGATGGTGATGTTACTTTTGGTCTCAGCTTGCTCAGTATCTAACGCTGACTCGTAATCGGCAGCAGGGTCTACTTGAGTATCAGTTGAATTGTGTTCACTCATAATGCTTCCTATGTGTTATGACACAAGCGTTATATTGGTCACGTCTACTGTGTCGTCAAATGTAATGTGAGGTGGAGTTATATGGAGTCGTCCATCATTTTGGCTTATCATTTTATTTGTCTGACGGTGATGGTTGTCTATTGATACTACTCATTATAGCGCACTTGGTCGACTATTCCGACTGTGCCAGTGTGAATTAGCACTGACTCCGACAAATACTGGTTATTGACTTCTCTAATGACTGCTCTGCTACCTAACATAAAGACATTGAGACCAAGGTAATAGTAGCTTTTAGATAGTAGCTTTTAGATAGTAACTTTTAAATAACGCCCTTTAAATAGTGCGTTTGAAATACTGCCTTTGAACGGTTAAAACTGCTATCGAAAAGTATTGAAGAAACATAAAAAAATGTCAGAAAATAAGCCTCTATATCTTTTTGCTCTTCATTCTATATAAAGACCCAAAACATACTTATCAAGTTTATAAAAAATATCTTTTATAAATGCCTTTTGTCCCTACTCGTTTGGCGTGTCAGATGCTTTAGCTTCGAAAATAGCACCGCGATGAACGCATCAGTTCAGTCTTCAGTTAAGTAAATTCAGTCATTAGCTTGATTTAATATATAATTTTATATATTATAATTAAATATAACAATTTGAAAACTGTCAAACTTATATCTATTAGTGTACTAATTAATCTTGCTTAACAAGGAGCATCCCATGAGCAAATCATTTAAAGACATCACTAAACACGTTTCAACCAACTTAGCAAAACTACATAAGCATATCCCTGAAACCACTAAAGCGTTCTCGCAACTTGGTGCAGCGGCAACGGCTGATGGCGTTCTGGACAAAAAAACCAAAGAGCTTATTGCCTTAGCATTGGCAGTTGGCGCGCGCTGTGATGCCTGTATCGGTTTCCATACTAAAGCCTTAGTACAGCTTGGCGCATCTGAAGAGGAGGTCGCTGAAACATTGGGCATGTGTATCTATATGGGTGGTGGTCCTTCAATGATGTATGCCGCTGAAGCTGTCGCGTCATTCAATGAGTTTAGTAAAGAAAGCTAGTTTTTGGTTCGATAGATATCAAAAAACTGCCCAT encodes:
- the nfuA gene encoding Fe-S biogenesis protein NfuA; protein product: MSEHNSTDTQVDPAADYESALDTEQAETKSNITITEAAQGYLADLLSKQDTDGIGVRIFVEHPGTPRAECCMAYNQPGEEDSADLKFSYDNFSAFIEAASVPYLEDAVIDYNKDRFGGQLTFRAPNSKVPKVGSDASVEERINYVLQSEINPSLAAHGGDVQLLELIEEEGIGLTAVLKFGGGCQGCSAVDMTLRQGVEVQLKQQIPELTQVIDETDHTRTENAYYK
- a CDS encoding carboxymuconolactone decarboxylase family protein yields the protein MSKSFKDITKHVSTNLAKLHKHIPETTKAFSQLGAAATADGVLDKKTKELIALALAVGARCDACIGFHTKALVQLGASEEEVAETLGMCIYMGGGPSMMYAAEAVASFNEFSKES